One Coffea arabica cultivar ET-39 chromosome 5e, Coffea Arabica ET-39 HiFi, whole genome shotgun sequence DNA segment encodes these proteins:
- the LOC113687338 gene encoding cysteine-rich receptor-like protein kinase 25: MPSFEMISRNLLFHFKYYMLCLLSFHTIEYCCSTSNDTNPWNYLDSYCGNITYNPNSPSGSIYRANLNFLLDTLSSHASWTDNNGFYNFSTGDDPSNKVYGLFLCRGDVNTDVCKECVADARTRLLHECPNKTAAIVWYDECLVRFSDQTIFSKADLGENLTRRNPFDVPGPDWDKFKMVLINLLHNAADKAANHTTGKKFAVEEGNYSTDQKRLYTLTQCTPDLSPYDCKRCLTEAIIDVPACCSKKQGGRVIYPSCNLRYEVSSFYDTVSSASPNSPGGPPPKSTEAESLQYSLTEIQIATNNFSMDNKIGEGGFGRVYKGVLGNGQEVAVKRLSRSSVQGAEEFKNEIVVVAKLQHRNLVRLLGFCLEGEEKILIYEFVANKSLDYFLFDPENKRSLNWSRRYNIIGGIAKGLLYLHEDSRLRIVHRDLKVSNILLDGNMSPKIADFGMAKICGVDQYEGNTNRIAGTVGYMAPEYTRWGQFSLKSDVFSFGVVILEIVTGKKSSDFHQSRDSEDLLSYAWNHWRRGQTLALLDSSVGDSYARNEVIQCIQVGLLCVEEDASKRPKMASVVSMLNPGSVSLPTPHRPAVFRSNGSESRVDELKVDQSNTQRISAPSSVNDASITEPYPR, translated from the exons ATGCCTTCCTTTGAAATGATCTCCAGAAATTTGTTGTTCCACTTCAAATATTACATGCTTTGTTTGCTTAGCTTCCATACCATTGAATATTGTTGTTCCACTTCCAACGACACAAACCCCTGGAACTATCTTGACTCTTACTGTGGAAATATTACATACAATCCTAACAGTCCTTCCGGCAGCATTTACAGAGCCAATCTGAATTTCTTGCTTGACACTCTGTCTTCGCATGCATCTTGGACAGACAACAATGGCTTCTATAATTTCAGTACTGGCGATGACCCTTCAAACAAGGTCTATGGCCTCTTTCTCTGTCGAGGTGATGTCAACACTGATGTTTGCAAAGAATGCGTCGCAGATGCCCGCACACGACTACTTCATGAGTGCCCGAATAAAACAGCTGCTATTGTTTGGTATGACGAGTGCTTGGTACGTTTTTCTGACCAGACGATCTTCTCCAAGGCTGATTTGGGAGAGAATTTGACTAGGCGCAATCCATTCGATGTCCCTGGACCTGACTGGGACAAATTCAAAATGGTATTGATCAATTTGTTGCATAACGCTGCGGATAAGGCTGCAAATCATACCACGGGCAAAAAGTTTGCTGTCGAAGAAGGCAATTATTCCACTGATCAAAAGAGATTGTATACCCTTACGCAGTGCACACCAGATCTATCCCCTTATGACTGCAAAAGGTGTCTCACAGAGGCTATAATAGATGTACCCGCGTGCTGTTCCAAGAAGCAGGGAGGGAGAGTAATTTATCCAAGCTGTAACCTGAGGTATGAGGTCTCCAGCTTCTATGATACTGTATCCTCTGCATCGCCAAACTCTCCTGGCGGTCCTCCTCCTAAATCCACTGAAG CCGAATCCTTACAGTATAGCTTAACTGAAATTCAAATTGCCACAAATAACTTCTCTATGGATAACAAAATTGGCGAAGGTGGATTTGGTCGTGTATACAAG GGTGTACTTGGTAATGGACAAGAAGTAGCTGTCAAAAGGCTGTCAAGGAGCTCAGTGCAAGGTGCAGaagaatttaaaaatgaaattgtAGTAGTTGCAAAGCTTCAACACAGAAATCTAGTTCGGCTATTGGGATTTTGCctggaaggagaagaaaagataCTCATCTATGAATTTGTTGCCAACAAAAGCCTTGACTACTTTCTCTTTG ATCCAGAAAATAAACGATCATTGAACTGGTCAAGACGTTACAATATCATTGGAGGTATAGCAAAAGGACTTCTTTATCTGCATGAGGATTCTCGTCTAAGAATTGTTCATCGCGATCTCAAAGTAAGTAATATATTATTGGATGGAAATATGAGTCCAAAGATAGCAGATTTTGGCATGGCAAAGATTTGTGGAGTTGATCAATATGAAGGAAACACAAATAGAATTGCTGGGACAGT TGGTTATATGGCTCCTGAATACACAAGGTGGGGTCAGTTCTCACTAAAGTCAGACGTGTTTAGTTTTGGGGTTGTAATTTTGGAAATTGTCACGGGCAAGAAGAGCAGTGACTTCCATCAATCTAGAGATTCCGAAGACCTTCTAAGCTAT GCTTGGAACCATTGGAGACGGGGCCAAACTTTAGCTCTTTTGGATTCAAGCGTTGGAGATTCTTATGCCAGAAATGAAGTCATTCAATGCATCCAAGTTGGCTTACTATGTGTTGAAGAAGATGCCAGTAAAAGACCCAAAATGGCTTCCGTGGTCAGCATGCTCAATCCTGGTTCTGTTTCCCTACCAACTCCACATCGTCCGGCAGTTTTCCGGAGCAATGGATCGGAGAGCAGGGTAGACGAGCTGAAAGTTGATCAATCCAACACTCAAAGAATTTCAGCTCCAAGCTCTGTCAATGATGCATCAATTACTGAACCATATCCCAGATGA